A stretch of Methanococcus voltae PS DNA encodes these proteins:
- the flaJ gene encoding archaellar assembly protein FlaJ: MILDILPRVGLKPKDYFLKFVLPAVLASLFMVVLGFIYFDGITRLLVLALPLLLLGGALGYPYIELDSQKQKINERLHVYITKFGVLSITDLDNKALLELLSVEKEELGQLAEESRKIYVLVKRWNQSLAESCRFLANRTPSSQFGDFLDRMAYSIDSGQELKEFLAGEQDIVMDEYAGFYERALYSLDNFKEMYVSAITSVSFFVTFAIIAPFLLPYDFVTMVTVAIFIFMIIEVILIYSIKNKLPYDRLWHTGEKPTAIDRKLRKWLIISVGLTILASIVLFWGKYIYEAPQLLKIPYELIFSIAMTPLMLGGYMAQREESLVIRKENNFPDFLRSLGDSVSAKGGGTLESLGYLCTNDFGPLTKDLVALHRRLSIRINGQKSWKYFGHDTCSYLIQLFSEMYERCTYLGGNSGQASHIIGKNFRKILRLRRSKYQNVNQFAGVMYGLSGGMALTLFASYGVASMVNGLYSSLDIPDTMLSMVHVVAPSDFGFISYMMYGTLIIYALCSSYLIKLMDGGHYQVSLLHFSTMVWISSIVAVVTEMVTNSLLKATIPV, translated from the coding sequence ATGATTTTAGATATACTACCAAGAGTAGGATTAAAGCCAAAGGATTATTTCTTAAAATTTGTACTTCCTGCAGTATTGGCCTCATTATTTATGGTAGTTTTGGGCTTCATATATTTTGATGGAATTACAAGGCTTTTGGTTTTAGCATTACCCCTACTTCTTTTGGGCGGGGCTTTAGGGTATCCCTACATCGAACTAGATTCCCAGAAGCAAAAAATAAACGAAAGATTGCACGTGTACATTACTAAATTTGGAGTATTATCCATAACTGATTTAGATAATAAAGCACTTTTAGAATTACTTTCTGTAGAAAAAGAAGAATTGGGTCAACTTGCAGAGGAGTCCCGTAAAATTTACGTGTTAGTTAAACGATGGAATCAATCATTGGCGGAATCCTGTAGATTTTTAGCAAATAGGACTCCAAGTAGTCAATTTGGTGATTTTTTAGATAGAATGGCTTATTCTATTGATAGCGGTCAGGAGTTAAAAGAATTTTTAGCAGGAGAGCAAGATATCGTAATGGACGAATATGCAGGGTTTTATGAAAGAGCACTATACTCCCTAGATAACTTTAAAGAGATGTATGTGAGTGCTATAACTTCAGTATCGTTCTTTGTAACATTTGCAATTATTGCACCGTTTTTGTTACCTTATGATTTCGTGACAATGGTTACTGTTGCAATTTTCATATTTATGATAATCGAGGTAATTTTAATATATAGTATAAAAAATAAGTTACCTTATGATAGATTGTGGCATACTGGTGAAAAACCGACTGCTATAGATAGAAAATTAAGAAAATGGCTCATAATTTCAGTAGGTTTAACAATATTGGCTTCAATCGTACTTTTCTGGGGAAAGTATATTTATGAAGCACCGCAGCTATTAAAAATACCTTATGAATTGATATTTTCAATAGCTATGACTCCGTTAATGTTGGGCGGTTATATGGCACAACGTGAAGAATCATTGGTTATTCGTAAAGAAAACAACTTTCCCGACTTTTTAAGGTCTTTGGGCGATTCTGTAAGTGCAAAAGGTGGAGGTACGCTAGAGTCTTTAGGTTATTTGTGTACTAACGACTTTGGACCCCTTACTAAGGATTTGGTTGCATTACATAGAAGATTATCTATAAGAATAAATGGTCAAAAATCTTGGAAATACTTTGGGCACGATACCTGTAGTTACTTGATACAGCTCTTTTCTGAGATGTACGAGAGATGTACCTACTTGGGTGGTAACTCAGGTCAAGCATCCCATATTATAGGTAAAAACTTCCGTAAAATTTTACGATTAAGACGTTCTAAATATCAGAACGTAAATCAGTTTGCAGGAGTTATGTATGGTCTTTCAGGCGGTATGGCGTTAACTTTGTTTGCATCTTACGGGGTTGCTTCAATGGTTAATGGATTATACTCTAGCTTAGATATCCCAGATACGATGCTAAGTATGGTACACGTAGTAGCACCTTCAGACTTTGGATTTATTTCGTACATGATGTACGGAACTTTAATAATATACGCGTTATGTTCGTCATACCTTATAAAATTAATGGACGGTGGACATTACCAAGTTTCACTACTTCACTTTAGTACTATGGTATGGATATCATCCATAGTGGCAGTAGTAACTGAAATGGTAACAAACAGTTTATTAAAAGCTACAATACCAGTTTAA
- a CDS encoding phosphoadenosine phosphosulfate reductase domain-containing protein: protein MKKRFGSVLNISRKVSETRGSSRKWEKEDKKPVSKKGEYKKNNKFEKNNESNSKSNLFDLEDYVNKGKKNENPKNKGKNPPKFKGKNPDKNGNGKNNTNIRNTKREGKNKIPIDNRNVEPRESLQKKLNLKTNLESWYPEFYYKQDAKFASPHELSILSKLTNIDFKDNVVILERLSGMDYRKRVIYGKKQLGILEYDLKELSWQFVPNPEYYMYLNKYDIELKPSKMRLKGKWIKEEYLVEDEDNLKAYNTIVNAPENDLDAQIKDVGVKMGNFAGHGVTSGDRIKLKDLSKISDFEEEKLSEYLEKRSKYVEILKNNSLKILKHMIEKYKKKGYVINASFSGGKDSSVSTLLAKEVMPDIEVVSIDTGLEYPETIEYIKKFSKKYDLNMDIVDGDNFWEDILRNGVPTKDNRWCNSSCKLNPLRSYLKKKYPGKKVLTIDGSRQFESFTRSNLDYERNSSFIDFQTTTFPILDWNALDIWTYIYKNDIPYNPLYDEGFERIGCYLCPSALNSEFNRVKELHPDYYKRWSKYLSRRYNKDEIDRGFWRWDELPPKMKELKKEMDN from the coding sequence ATGAAAAAAAGATTTGGTAGTGTATTAAATATATCCAGAAAAGTTTCTGAAACACGTGGTTCTTCAAGAAAATGGGAAAAAGAAGATAAAAAGCCAGTGAGTAAAAAAGGAGAATATAAAAAAAATAATAAATTTGAAAAAAATAATGAATCAAATTCAAAAAGTAATCTTTTTGATTTAGAAGATTATGTCAATAAAGGCAAAAAGAATGAAAATCCAAAAAATAAAGGCAAAAACCCCCCTAAATTTAAAGGTAAAAATCCAGATAAAAATGGGAATGGCAAAAATAATACAAATATTAGGAATACAAAGAGAGAAGGTAAAAATAAAATCCCTATCGATAATAGAAATGTAGAGCCAAGAGAGTCATTACAGAAAAAATTAAACTTAAAAACTAATTTAGAAAGTTGGTATCCTGAATTTTACTACAAACAAGATGCAAAATTTGCATCACCTCATGAGTTAAGTATACTATCTAAGCTTACTAATATAGATTTTAAGGACAATGTTGTCATATTAGAGCGATTAAGTGGTATGGACTATAGAAAAAGGGTAATATACGGTAAAAAACAGCTTGGGATTTTAGAATATGATTTAAAAGAATTAAGCTGGCAATTTGTACCTAATCCAGAGTACTATATGTATCTGAACAAGTATGATATTGAGTTAAAACCAAGTAAAATGAGATTGAAAGGTAAATGGATAAAAGAAGAATATTTGGTGGAAGATGAAGATAATTTAAAAGCCTATAATACCATTGTAAATGCTCCTGAAAATGATTTAGACGCTCAAATCAAAGATGTTGGCGTAAAGATGGGCAATTTTGCAGGTCATGGTGTTACGTCGGGCGATAGGATAAAATTGAAAGATTTATCAAAAATATCTGATTTTGAAGAAGAAAAATTAAGCGAATATCTTGAAAAACGTTCAAAATATGTTGAAATATTAAAAAATAATTCTTTGAAAATATTAAAACATATGATTGAAAAATATAAGAAAAAAGGATACGTTATAAATGCCTCATTCAGTGGTGGAAAAGATAGTTCAGTGTCTACACTATTAGCTAAAGAAGTAATGCCCGATATAGAGGTAGTTTCAATAGATACGGGTTTAGAATATCCTGAAACTATAGAATATATTAAAAAATTCTCAAAGAAATATGATTTAAATATGGATATAGTTGATGGAGACAACTTCTGGGAGGACATATTAAGAAATGGTGTACCTACAAAAGATAATCGTTGGTGCAATAGCTCTTGTAAGTTAAATCCATTGAGAAGTTACTTAAAAAAGAAGTATCCTGGTAAAAAAGTATTAACTATAGATGGCTCTAGACAATTTGAAAGCTTTACTCGTTCAAATCTAGACTACGAGAGAAACAGTAGTTTTATAGACTTCCAAACTACCACATTTCCAATTTTAGATTGGAATGCTTTGGATATTTGGACATATATCTATAAAAATGACATACCGTACAACCCACTTTATGATGAAGGATTCGAGAGAATAGGTTGTTATTTATGTCCTTCCGCATTAAACAGCGAGTTCAACAGAGTTAAAGAATTACATCCTGATTACTACAAACGTTGGAGTAAATATTTGTCCAGAAGATATAATAAAGATGAAATAGACCGTGGATTTTGGAGATGGGATGAATTACCACCTAAAATGAAAGAATTAAAAAAAGAAATGGATAATTAA
- the recJ gene encoding single-stranded-DNA-specific exonuclease RecJ: protein MEYLSNMQKAIDEILRHKNDNIIVYTHIDTDGLNSRVVLEETLSRQGIFPEYRFLRQIDYGTIGDIPFGDYDLVIFADLGSGQIDMIDAQIKSMNIKPPKIVIFDHHMCQFKKMPEYITNVNPSQDGLNGSIELCGAGVCYLFARKLNDNNKDLSKYALLGAIGDVQNLNGKLEGLNRKIILKDALDLNLVSNSPDLQFYGKHTRPLFTSIKYFTDVRTDLTDNDSRIINFINHVNKKYDSEITNTNYMYKLTESQKRAVGSEFFKKCVRYVPKEWIQYLPKVIFGESYELLNHEPGTSFRSLEEYSTCINACSRYNEYEVPLEILKGNMNYESKMNKMLKKHKRNLAKSMDTIKNDIEVVQKDKFQYFEVSNNEIKGNIVGIIAGMSYSIEKVDWKKPIFAISELDEGYKISARCPKLLSFAEDINLAKAINYASEKVGGTGGGHKFACGAYIPDKKDFVKYLVEKV from the coding sequence ATGGAATATTTATCAAATATGCAAAAAGCAATCGACGAAATATTAAGACATAAAAACGATAATATTATCGTTTATACGCACATTGATACAGATGGACTTAATTCACGTGTTGTATTAGAAGAAACCTTATCTAGGCAGGGTATTTTTCCAGAATATAGGTTTTTAAGGCAAATTGATTATGGAACCATAGGTGATATTCCTTTTGGAGATTATGATTTAGTCATATTTGCAGATTTAGGAAGTGGTCAAATCGATATGATTGATGCTCAAATAAAATCTATGAACATAAAACCTCCAAAAATAGTGATTTTTGACCATCACATGTGCCAATTTAAAAAAATGCCCGAATATATAACGAATGTTAATCCCTCACAAGATGGATTAAATGGCAGTATAGAACTTTGTGGCGCTGGAGTCTGTTACTTATTTGCACGTAAATTAAACGATAATAATAAAGATTTGTCCAAATATGCACTACTAGGTGCCATAGGTGACGTACAAAATTTAAATGGTAAATTAGAAGGATTAAATAGAAAAATAATATTAAAAGATGCTTTGGATTTAAATTTGGTGTCTAACTCACCAGATTTACAATTCTATGGAAAACACACACGACCACTATTTACTTCAATAAAATATTTTACAGATGTAAGAACCGATTTAACAGATAACGACTCTAGGATTATAAATTTTATAAACCATGTTAATAAAAAATATGATTCAGAAATAACAAATACAAATTATATGTACAAATTAACTGAATCGCAGAAAAGAGCTGTTGGTTCTGAATTTTTTAAAAAATGTGTAAGATATGTACCCAAAGAATGGATACAATATTTGCCAAAAGTAATATTTGGGGAGAGCTATGAACTTTTAAACCACGAGCCAGGTACTAGCTTTAGAAGTTTAGAAGAATATTCGACATGTATAAATGCCTGCTCTCGTTATAATGAATATGAAGTACCCCTTGAAATTTTAAAAGGCAATATGAACTATGAATCTAAAATGAATAAGATGTTAAAAAAACACAAGCGAAATCTTGCAAAATCAATGGATACTATCAAAAATGATATAGAAGTAGTTCAAAAGGATAAATTCCAGTATTTTGAGGTATCCAATAATGAAATAAAGGGTAATATAGTAGGTATAATTGCGGGTATGTCTTATTCTATAGAAAAAGTAGATTGGAAAAAGCCAATTTTCGCGATATCTGAACTTGATGAAGGTTATAAGATATCTGCAAGATGTCCTAAGTTACTATCCTTTGCTGAAGATATTAATTTAGCAAAAGCAATAAATTATGCCTCTGAAAAAGTAGGTGGTACTGGAGGAGGTCACAAATTTGCTTGTGGGGCATATATACCCGATAAAAAAGATTTTGTCAAATATTTGGTTGAAAAAGTATAA
- a CDS encoding metallophosphoesterase family protein, giving the protein MRIIGLTDLHNRIINFSKILKLKPDLILISGDIVKTNDYRILNVLKEVNKKSPIFTICGNWDCQITSKLMTDYGINIDGRLVNFKGVNVIGLGGSTYTPFNTPNEYSEEQIYSNFLNTLHKNKLNNLKINNFENLKNNFILLSHMPPKYTMADLTEVGYLGSSSIRKIIEEYQPFLCACGHIHQNKVIDKIGNTLIVNPSYSGFYIYDTISKDLELYDLY; this is encoded by the coding sequence ATGAGAATTATTGGATTAACTGATTTACATAATCGTATTATAAACTTTTCAAAAATTTTAAAGTTAAAACCCGACTTAATATTAATTTCTGGAGATATAGTTAAAACTAACGATTATAGGATTTTAAACGTATTGAAAGAAGTAAATAAAAAAAGTCCCATATTTACGATTTGTGGTAATTGGGATTGTCAAATCACCTCTAAACTTATGACGGACTATGGCATAAATATAGATGGAAGATTAGTTAATTTTAAGGGCGTAAACGTTATTGGATTAGGTGGTAGTACATACACCCCATTTAATACACCCAATGAATACTCCGAAGAACAAATATACTCTAATTTTTTAAATACATTGCATAAAAATAAGCTTAACAATTTAAAAATAAATAATTTCGAAAATTTAAAAAATAATTTTATATTGCTTTCACATATGCCTCCAAAATATACGATGGCGGATTTAACGGAAGTAGGTTATCTTGGAAGTTCCAGTATACGAAAAATTATTGAAGAATACCAGCCATTCCTATGCGCTTGTGGACATATCCATCAAAATAAAGTTATTGATAAAATAGGGAACACATTAATAGTTAATCCATCATATAGTGGCTTTTACATATACGATACAATTTCAAAAGATTTAGAATTGTATGATTTATATTAA
- the glmS gene encoding glutamine--fructose-6-phosphate transaminase (isomerizing): MCGIIGYIGFRNASEILLEGLKRLEYRGYDSCGIGIINPADSNNILVKKDIGKVKEVSESENFEEFCANTGIGHSRWATHGGITKENSHPHTDCKNEICVVHNGIISNYKDLKSKLIKKDHIFKSETDTEVIPHLIEEELKELKRLTGLKKDALDNIYSKEEYINCVKKAFEKIEGTYAVVIINKNFPDTLIGIRNESPMVVGFGKDDLEYFIGSDVSAFLKYTNQALPLEDGDMIIVNKNNTEHNCYNFEIFNLKNNCVKTDISKNILNLDWDIENAEKKGYEHFMLKEIMEEPEIIKNSMKISQEEIQKLSNLIDDCDKIYIIAMGTSLHAGMIAEYWFSKLGKLVIPCDSSEFLIKGIIDEKTLVVGITQSGETYDTIKAIKYAKSKGAKTASLVNVIGSTATRESDVTIMIGSGLEISVCATKTFMSQLVILYRLFIEYGKLANKDMGIYEQELQKIPEYISKTIENKEVIKRISENLTASNYLFISKGINLANAYEGALKFKEITYLHAEGMSSGFLKHGTISLIDENMDTLALIPPTKSPLLNSVLANVEEIKARGGKVIAVGPKKVDIETDTLIEVPDLIEEVSPFVYAPACQLLAYYKALAMGRDVDKPRGLAKSVTVE, translated from the coding sequence ATGTGTGGTATAATTGGATACATCGGGTTTAGAAATGCTTCAGAAATACTATTAGAAGGTTTGAAAAGATTGGAATATAGGGGATATGATAGTTGCGGTATTGGAATTATAAACCCTGCAGATTCTAACAATATTTTAGTTAAAAAAGATATAGGTAAGGTTAAAGAAGTTTCAGAATCTGAAAATTTTGAAGAATTCTGCGCAAATACAGGGATAGGGCATAGTAGATGGGCAACCCATGGAGGAATTACTAAAGAAAATTCGCACCCTCATACTGACTGTAAAAATGAAATTTGTGTTGTTCATAATGGAATTATCTCTAATTACAAAGATTTAAAATCTAAACTAATAAAAAAAGACCATATTTTTAAATCTGAAACCGATACGGAAGTTATACCTCATTTAATAGAAGAAGAATTAAAGGAATTAAAGAGATTAACCGGATTAAAAAAAGATGCCCTTGATAATATATATTCAAAAGAAGAATACATCAATTGTGTAAAAAAAGCATTTGAGAAAATTGAAGGAACCTACGCAGTTGTTATAATCAATAAAAATTTCCCTGACACTTTGATTGGAATTAGAAACGAAAGTCCCATGGTTGTCGGATTTGGAAAAGATGATTTAGAATATTTTATTGGTAGCGATGTTTCAGCATTTTTAAAATACACAAATCAAGCTCTACCTTTAGAAGATGGGGATATGATAATTGTTAATAAAAATAATACAGAACATAATTGTTACAACTTTGAAATCTTTAATTTAAAAAATAATTGTGTAAAAACAGATATTTCAAAAAATATATTAAATTTAGACTGGGATATTGAAAATGCTGAGAAAAAAGGCTATGAACATTTTATGTTAAAAGAAATAATGGAAGAGCCAGAAATTATTAAAAATTCTATGAAAATATCTCAGGAAGAAATTCAAAAACTTTCGAATTTAATAGATGATTGTGATAAAATATACATCATAGCAATGGGTACTTCATTGCATGCAGGAATGATTGCAGAATATTGGTTTTCAAAGTTAGGGAAACTTGTAATTCCTTGCGATTCATCCGAATTTTTAATAAAAGGTATTATAGATGAAAAAACTTTAGTTGTAGGAATCACTCAAAGCGGTGAAACATATGATACCATAAAAGCGATTAAATACGCTAAGAGTAAAGGTGCTAAAACTGCTTCATTAGTTAATGTTATAGGAAGTACTGCGACAAGAGAATCTGACGTAACAATTATGATAGGCTCAGGTCTAGAGATATCAGTATGTGCCACTAAAACGTTTATGTCTCAATTAGTAATTCTTTACAGGTTATTTATAGAATATGGTAAACTAGCAAATAAGGATATGGGCATATACGAACAGGAATTACAAAAAATACCAGAATACATCTCAAAAACTATAGAAAATAAAGAAGTAATAAAAAGAATTTCTGAAAATTTAACTGCTTCAAATTACTTATTTATATCTAAAGGTATTAATTTAGCAAATGCGTATGAAGGAGCATTAAAATTCAAAGAAATAACTTATTTACATGCAGAAGGTATGAGTAGTGGATTTTTGAAACATGGTACGATATCTTTAATAGATGAAAATATGGATACATTAGCATTAATTCCACCTACAAAATCGCCGTTGTTAAATTCAGTACTCGCAAATGTGGAAGAAATAAAAGCCCGAGGCGGTAAAGTAATAGCAGTGGGTCCTAAAAAAGTAGATATAGAAACTGATACATTGATTGAAGTTCCAGATTTAATCGAAGAAGTAAGTCCTTTTGTTTACGCACCTGCTTGCCAACTTTTAGCTTATTATAAAGCCCTAGCAATGGGTAGGGATGTAGATAAACCTCGAGGTCTTGCAAAAAGTGTAACTGTAGAATAA
- a CDS encoding UPF0179 family protein gives MTKITLIGNKLAVKDNEFVYMGPVAECDECKFKKMCHGNLEKGVKYKITEIRATTHPCSIHSEGVKVVEVIPSELNINIESKKALEGLTISHKDVSCDNVLCENYLYCKPQIESGKYKILSVLNTKVKCPLGNSLKRVLIKPIKEE, from the coding sequence ATGACCAAAATAACATTAATAGGAAACAAATTAGCAGTAAAAGACAACGAATTTGTATATATGGGCCCCGTGGCAGAGTGTGACGAATGCAAGTTTAAAAAGATGTGCCATGGAAATTTGGAAAAAGGGGTTAAATATAAAATAACGGAAATTAGGGCCACAACGCATCCTTGTAGTATTCATTCAGAAGGTGTTAAGGTGGTTGAAGTAATACCTTCTGAATTAAACATCAATATAGAATCAAAAAAAGCATTGGAAGGTTTAACGATTTCCCATAAGGATGTATCTTGCGATAACGTATTGTGTGAAAATTACTTGTATTGCAAACCTCAAATTGAAAGTGGAAAATATAAGATATTAAGTGTTTTAAACACTAAGGTAAAGTGCCCTCTTGGAAATTCCTTAAAAAGAGTATTAATAAAGCCTATTAAGGAAGAATAA